A genomic region of Kribbella sp. NBC_00382 contains the following coding sequences:
- a CDS encoding beta-ketoacyl synthase N-terminal-like domain-containing protein translates to MSDQVSITGFSVLSALGRGAEAQLAAALPGASAFGEVRRFDTSNRRATRAATAVDVRSLEEELLDAVIDACADAGLTPAQRATTPLFLAVHGRSGVRGLATRAAKIYTSACVSASTAVADAAALIRYGYAERIVVAAGYLVEPDQFALFDAGRALTDDSTVRPFSLDRRGLLLGDAVVAVVLQRGDGQAEIAGWGRAGDAHHPCQPAPDGQGLAAAIEAALRKAELPSDVVGYINANATGTIFSDASEAAAIRSVFPTDVPVSSTKSVHGHALEASGLLELVMTVLALRAGKLPVNAGFTEVDPMCPLDLILDAPRPATAQYGLTLNAAFGGANTALLVRAG, encoded by the coding sequence ATGTCTGACCAGGTCTCCATCACGGGCTTCTCCGTCCTGAGCGCGCTCGGCCGTGGTGCCGAGGCGCAACTGGCCGCGGCCCTTCCCGGTGCGTCAGCTTTCGGTGAGGTACGGCGGTTCGACACCTCGAACCGCCGGGCGACCCGTGCGGCCACGGCCGTCGACGTCCGGTCGCTGGAGGAAGAACTGCTCGACGCGGTCATCGACGCCTGCGCCGACGCGGGGTTGACTCCGGCGCAGCGGGCGACGACGCCGTTGTTCCTCGCAGTACACGGTCGCTCCGGCGTCCGCGGGCTGGCGACCAGAGCCGCGAAGATCTACACCAGCGCCTGCGTCTCAGCCAGTACTGCGGTCGCCGACGCGGCCGCGCTGATCCGCTACGGCTATGCGGAGCGGATCGTCGTGGCGGCGGGCTATCTGGTCGAGCCGGACCAGTTCGCCCTGTTCGACGCGGGCCGGGCGTTGACGGACGACAGTACGGTCCGGCCGTTCAGCCTCGATCGCAGAGGACTCCTGCTCGGCGACGCCGTCGTCGCGGTCGTCCTGCAACGAGGAGATGGCCAGGCCGAGATCGCGGGCTGGGGACGAGCCGGCGATGCGCACCACCCTTGCCAGCCCGCGCCGGACGGGCAAGGACTGGCGGCGGCGATCGAGGCTGCGTTGCGCAAGGCGGAGTTGCCTTCCGACGTTGTCGGCTACATCAACGCGAACGCCACCGGGACGATCTTCAGCGACGCGTCCGAGGCGGCCGCGATCCGGTCGGTGTTTCCGACGGACGTACCGGTCAGCTCGACGAAGTCGGTGCATGGGCACGCGCTGGAGGCTTCGGGTCTGCTTGAGCTTGTGATGACGGTACTGGCGTTGCGCGCGGGGAAGCTTCCGGTCAATGCGGGGTTCACCGAGGTCGATCCGATGTGCCCGCTGGACCTGATCCTCGATGCGCCGCGGCCTGCGACAGCGCAGTACGGGCTGACGCTGAATGCTGCCTTCGGGGGCGCCAACACGGCCTTGCTGGTGCGTGCTGGATGA
- a CDS encoding acyl carrier protein → MSSIPQPSVQPAAQPPPGRAEIVDWLAALGDRQPGEVRERIDSMELAWLVHQVEQRYDLELDDDQLDRIRTIDDAVTVLAEALKSHV, encoded by the coding sequence ATGAGCAGCATTCCCCAGCCTTCGGTCCAACCTGCAGCTCAGCCCCCGCCCGGTAGGGCCGAGATCGTCGACTGGCTGGCTGCGCTGGGTGATCGCCAACCTGGCGAGGTCCGGGAACGGATCGATTCGATGGAGCTGGCCTGGCTCGTGCACCAGGTCGAGCAGCGCTACGACCTGGAGCTGGACGACGACCAGCTGGACCGGATCAGGACGATCGACGACGCCGTCACCGTGCTGGCGGAAGCGCTGAAGAGTCATGTCTGA
- a CDS encoding acyl carrier protein encodes MREEVREFVIAQLQDMNYDVEGIDDETTLGPAGVDLESLALADLSVRVEDKFGVRFSDDESEELALMTVGEFTTAVAGRVAQQV; translated from the coding sequence ATGAGGGAAGAGGTTCGCGAGTTCGTCATCGCGCAGCTGCAGGACATGAACTACGACGTCGAGGGAATCGACGACGAGACGACGCTCGGCCCGGCCGGTGTCGACCTGGAGTCGCTCGCGCTGGCCGACCTGTCGGTCCGGGTCGAGGACAAGTTCGGCGTCCGGTTCTCCGACGACGAGTCCGAGGAGCTGGCCCTGATGACCGTCGGCGAGTTCACCACCGCGGTGGCCGGCCGGGTAGCGCAGCAGGTCTGA
- a CDS encoding 4'-phosphopantetheinyl transferase family protein, translating into MIQRPGTDLAPVHVWLKPVERDQRSAAHALLLDLAGTLLTSSSTGTGTGIGTPVLRHDAAGAPHVDPLAVSISHSQRLVAVTAGLSGPVGIDLEDRYPRPVSALARRWFTPAELAWMRVQPEELEAFLHLWTAKEAIGKALGTGLRSGGLRRPIPLPAPGEGGGGPLVGGLVASAEHLVLAHVPVAADAVVAVVVPVGTPAIEVLEHHGAALRSTAVSRTSFPVVVRGN; encoded by the coding sequence GTGATTCAGCGTCCGGGCACCGATCTGGCCCCCGTGCACGTCTGGCTGAAACCCGTCGAGCGCGACCAGCGATCCGCCGCTCACGCCCTGCTCCTCGACCTCGCCGGCACCCTGCTCACCAGCAGCAGCACCGGCACCGGCACCGGTATCGGCACCCCGGTACTGCGGCACGACGCCGCCGGTGCTCCCCACGTCGACCCGCTCGCGGTGAGCATCAGCCACAGCCAGCGCCTCGTCGCCGTCACCGCCGGACTGTCGGGCCCAGTCGGCATAGACCTCGAAGACCGCTACCCCCGACCCGTCAGCGCCCTCGCCCGCCGCTGGTTCACCCCGGCCGAGCTCGCCTGGATGCGGGTCCAGCCCGAAGAACTCGAGGCATTCCTGCACCTCTGGACTGCGAAGGAAGCGATAGGCAAGGCTCTCGGCACCGGCCTCCGGAGTGGTGGCTTGCGCCGCCCCATCCCACTTCCCGCGCCCGGTGAGGGCGGGGGTGGCCCGCTGGTTGGTGGGCTTGTTGCTTCCGCGGAGCACCTCGTCCTGGCGCACGTTCCGGTGGCGGCCGACGCGGTGGTTGCTGTTGTCGTGCCGGTCGGTACTCCGGCCATCGAGGTTCTTGAGCATCACGGCGCCGCTTTGCGGAGTACCGCGGTGTCGCGGACCAGCTTCCCGGTGGTTGTCCGGGGCAACTGA
- a CDS encoding class I adenylate-forming enzyme family protein, with translation MTMDGTVVVPGTTMGAQWVDEVLLAGEASDICFRLPTPIDRGMLRRLVLERQSELAESGLRPGGAAALRLPPSMAFVTHLLAVWRLGGQAILLDHRLTDYEVRRAVERLVPQVVVSPDGAVPAGLRTFVDVETAVASYSGHPANTAHAVVQLSSGSTGPSKVIGRTAEDLIEEVHRYTRIDGVPLRGERVILLPSMVHVLGLVGGLMYCLHAGVELVPPARLTGDAIVAAIASGKSPATVLGVPFHIGLLASVNEPPRLPQFKRMTTGGELVPKAISGAFEDKYGVPLGNMYGMTEVGVIGTDLFGAHRPAILPAPGIEVRAVDGELHVRRPESPYLGLSDPSRWADGWLRTKDAGVIDPETGLVSIKGRLDSQVSVGGLKVDLTEVEYTLNTLRGIEAAVVVHDGSITAYVQLNEQRDVARIEADLAQLLASYKRPRSVRVLAQLPRTTTGKLVRDTAVLRKAAP, from the coding sequence ATGACCATGGACGGTACTGTCGTGGTGCCCGGAACCACTATGGGCGCCCAGTGGGTCGATGAGGTGCTGCTGGCCGGTGAGGCCAGTGACATCTGTTTCAGACTCCCTACCCCAATTGATCGTGGAATGCTGCGCCGGCTGGTGCTGGAACGGCAGTCCGAATTGGCGGAATCGGGTTTGCGCCCGGGTGGGGCGGCCGCATTGCGGTTACCCCCGTCAATGGCGTTTGTGACGCATTTGCTGGCGGTCTGGCGGCTCGGTGGGCAGGCGATCCTGCTGGATCACCGGCTGACCGACTACGAGGTCCGCCGGGCGGTCGAGCGGCTGGTCCCGCAGGTGGTGGTGTCGCCTGACGGAGCGGTCCCGGCCGGCTTGCGCACGTTCGTCGACGTCGAGACCGCCGTGGCCAGCTATTCGGGTCACCCGGCCAACACCGCGCACGCCGTGGTCCAGCTCAGTTCGGGCTCGACCGGGCCGTCGAAGGTGATCGGCCGGACCGCCGAGGACCTGATCGAAGAGGTGCACCGGTACACCCGGATCGACGGTGTTCCGTTGCGGGGTGAGCGGGTGATCCTGCTGCCGTCGATGGTCCATGTGCTCGGTCTGGTGGGCGGGCTGATGTATTGCCTGCACGCCGGTGTCGAACTGGTCCCGCCCGCGCGGCTGACCGGCGACGCCATCGTCGCCGCGATCGCGAGCGGGAAGAGTCCGGCGACGGTGCTCGGCGTGCCGTTCCACATCGGGTTGCTTGCCTCGGTCAACGAGCCGCCGCGGTTGCCGCAGTTCAAGCGGATGACGACCGGTGGCGAGCTGGTGCCGAAGGCGATCTCAGGTGCTTTCGAGGACAAGTACGGGGTGCCGCTCGGCAACATGTACGGGATGACCGAGGTCGGGGTCATCGGCACCGATCTGTTCGGCGCGCATCGGCCGGCGATCCTGCCCGCACCGGGGATCGAGGTACGGGCGGTCGATGGGGAGTTGCACGTCCGTCGGCCGGAGTCGCCGTACCTGGGGTTGTCGGATCCGAGTCGCTGGGCCGACGGCTGGTTGCGCACCAAGGATGCGGGTGTGATCGACCCGGAGACCGGCCTGGTCTCGATCAAGGGGCGGCTGGATTCGCAGGTGTCGGTCGGTGGGCTGAAGGTCGACCTGACCGAGGTCGAGTACACGCTGAACACGCTGCGCGGCATCGAGGCCGCCGTCGTTGTCCACGACGGTTCGATCACGGCGTACGTGCAGCTCAACGAGCAACGCGACGTGGCGCGGATCGAGGCCGATCTCGCCCAGCTGCTGGCGTCGTACAAGCGTCCCCGCAGTGTCCGGGTCCTCGCTCAGTTGCCCCGGACAACCACCGGGAAGCTGGTCCGCGACACCGCGGTACTCCGCAAAGCGGCGCCGTGA
- a CDS encoding GNAT family N-acetyltransferase: MITERIDPHDPAAFDAWHAAMAEATTAGREFAVPWSLEEMRVAVTLESPYFDRELWVARDEGGQVAGFLQIDLPQKDNINLASVDLGVVPDHRRQGYGTALAKVAEERLAHHGRTVVHAMVHTPLGTETPGQAFVRAHGMTVGIADRHRILRLPLEQNFLDELAAEVADHHRDYRLVTWQDRCPDDLVDAYAELEGTFLDEAPMGELEVEAEVYDAARIRFRESQARAQGRRFWVTVAIAPDGTLAGQTELTISANDAANAFQSGTLVAPAHRGHRLGLALKVRNHLELQRTHTAPVVMHTWNAEQNTAMNAVNERLGYREVELTEEWQRKI, encoded by the coding sequence GTGATTACTGAGCGCATCGACCCACACGACCCGGCCGCCTTTGACGCGTGGCATGCCGCTATGGCGGAGGCGACGACGGCCGGCCGGGAGTTTGCTGTCCCGTGGTCGCTGGAGGAGATGCGGGTGGCGGTGACTCTGGAATCGCCGTACTTCGATCGCGAGCTCTGGGTCGCCCGGGACGAGGGTGGTCAGGTCGCCGGGTTCCTGCAGATCGATCTGCCGCAGAAGGACAACATCAACCTCGCCTCCGTCGACCTCGGTGTCGTACCGGATCATCGCCGCCAGGGGTACGGGACTGCGTTGGCGAAGGTTGCCGAGGAGCGGCTCGCGCATCATGGGCGGACGGTCGTGCATGCCATGGTGCACACTCCGCTCGGTACCGAGACGCCAGGCCAGGCCTTCGTCCGGGCGCACGGTATGACCGTGGGGATCGCTGATCGGCACCGGATCCTTCGCCTTCCGCTCGAGCAGAACTTCCTGGACGAACTGGCGGCCGAGGTGGCCGATCACCATCGTGACTATCGCCTCGTCACCTGGCAGGACCGTTGCCCTGACGACCTGGTCGACGCGTATGCCGAGCTCGAGGGCACCTTCCTGGACGAGGCGCCGATGGGTGAGCTGGAGGTCGAGGCCGAGGTGTACGACGCGGCCCGGATCCGGTTCCGGGAGAGCCAGGCGCGGGCCCAGGGCCGCCGCTTCTGGGTCACCGTCGCGATCGCGCCGGACGGAACGCTCGCCGGGCAGACCGAGCTCACCATCTCCGCCAACGACGCCGCCAACGCCTTCCAGTCGGGCACCTTGGTGGCGCCGGCCCATCGCGGGCACCGGCTCGGGCTGGCGCTGAAGGTCCGCAACCATCTCGAACTGCAGCGCACGCACACCGCGCCGGTCGTGATGCACACCTGGAACGCCGAGCAGAACACCGCGATGAACGCGGTCAACGAGCGGCTCGGCTACCGCGAGGTCGAGCTGACCGAGGAGTGGCAGCGGAAAATCTGA
- the murQ gene encoding N-acetylmuramic acid 6-phosphate etherase: protein MITPTEQRNPRTLAIDAVGTTEILRMVNAEDARVAGAVAAVIPELARAVDAAVEAVRNGGRVHYFGAGTSGRLAVLDAAELLPTFHVPDDLVVAHHAGGMEALLRAVENVEDSEEGGAAEAASVTGRDIVIGLAASGSTPYVAGALKAARAVGATTALVTSNPSAPLAPLADIVIAADTGPEVIAGSTRLKAGTAQKLILNSFSTTLMIKLGRTWSNLMVDMVATNQKLRGRMLRILGEATGADPEACAAALAEADGELKPALVHLLTGSPIPEARRALSQAGGRVAVALGLLSASA, encoded by the coding sequence GTGATCACACCCACGGAGCAGCGCAACCCCAGGACGCTCGCGATCGATGCGGTGGGCACCACCGAGATTCTCCGGATGGTCAACGCGGAGGACGCCCGGGTGGCCGGCGCAGTCGCCGCGGTGATCCCTGAGCTGGCGCGGGCAGTGGACGCTGCCGTTGAGGCCGTCCGCAACGGCGGCCGAGTGCACTACTTCGGCGCCGGTACGTCCGGGCGACTCGCGGTCCTCGACGCCGCCGAGCTCCTGCCCACGTTCCACGTCCCCGACGACCTGGTGGTGGCCCACCACGCCGGTGGCATGGAGGCGCTGCTGCGTGCGGTCGAGAACGTCGAGGACTCCGAGGAGGGTGGAGCGGCCGAGGCTGCCTCGGTCACCGGCCGGGACATCGTCATCGGACTCGCGGCCTCCGGCAGTACGCCGTACGTCGCCGGCGCTCTGAAAGCCGCCCGAGCGGTCGGCGCGACCACAGCCCTGGTGACGTCGAACCCCTCGGCTCCGCTGGCCCCGCTGGCCGACATCGTGATCGCCGCCGACACCGGCCCCGAGGTCATCGCCGGCTCCACCCGCCTGAAGGCCGGTACCGCCCAGAAGCTGATCCTGAACAGCTTCTCGACCACGCTGATGATCAAACTCGGCCGCACCTGGTCCAACCTGATGGTCGACATGGTCGCCACCAACCAGAAGCTCCGCGGCCGCATGCTCCGCATCCTCGGCGAAGCGACCGGCGCCGACCCCGAAGCCTGCGCCGCCGCGCTCGCCGAAGCCGATGGCGAGCTCAAACCGGCCCTGGTCCACCTCCTGACCGGCTCGCCGATCCCAGAGGCCCGCCGGGCCCTCTCCCAGGCAGGCGGCCGCGTAGCCGTCGCCCTCGGGCTGCTCAGCGCGTCTGCGTAA
- a CDS encoding MurR/RpiR family transcriptional regulator, whose amino-acid sequence MTSVTSPEPTGPLLVRVRAVMPALAPAEQRVANAVLADPGGVAAMTISELAEVASTSETTVIRFCKQIGVPGYPQLRLQLAAQSATENIRPEVGGDIEPGDSLADVVGKVAFADEKAVRETAQQLDIESLGKVVAAVAKAPRVDLYGTGASAFVALDLQQKLHRIRRVAFAWSDVHVALTSAALLGEGDVAIGISHTGTTAEVVEALEEAAKHGATTVAVTNFPRSPLARTADLVLTTAARETTYRSGAMSSRIVQLMVIDCLFIGVAQSVLPDARKALEETATAVRGHRLKTSVNDQQN is encoded by the coding sequence ATGACTTCAGTTACCTCTCCAGAACCCACGGGGCCGCTGCTGGTCCGGGTCCGCGCGGTGATGCCCGCGCTGGCGCCGGCCGAGCAGCGGGTGGCGAACGCGGTCCTCGCGGACCCGGGCGGGGTGGCGGCGATGACGATCTCCGAACTGGCCGAGGTGGCCTCCACCTCGGAGACCACGGTCATCCGGTTCTGCAAGCAGATCGGCGTCCCCGGCTATCCGCAGCTCCGCCTGCAGTTGGCGGCTCAGTCGGCCACGGAGAACATCCGGCCCGAGGTCGGCGGCGACATCGAGCCCGGTGACTCGCTCGCGGACGTCGTCGGCAAGGTCGCCTTCGCGGACGAGAAGGCGGTCCGGGAGACCGCGCAGCAGCTCGACATCGAGTCGCTGGGCAAGGTCGTCGCCGCGGTCGCCAAGGCGCCGCGGGTCGACCTGTACGGGACCGGCGCGAGCGCGTTCGTCGCGCTCGACCTGCAGCAGAAGCTGCACCGGATCCGCCGGGTCGCGTTCGCCTGGTCGGACGTGCACGTCGCGCTGACCAGCGCCGCGCTTCTCGGTGAGGGAGACGTCGCAATCGGCATCTCCCACACCGGGACGACCGCCGAGGTGGTCGAGGCGCTCGAGGAGGCCGCCAAGCACGGCGCCACCACGGTCGCGGTGACCAACTTTCCCCGGTCGCCGCTGGCCCGGACCGCCGATCTTGTCCTCACCACGGCCGCGCGCGAGACGACTTATCGCTCCGGCGCGATGTCCAGCCGGATCGTCCAGCTGATGGTGATCGACTGTTTGTTCATCGGCGTGGCACAGTCGGTACTGCCGGACGCCCGCAAGGCGCTCGAGGAGACGGCTACTGCGGTCCGCGGTCACCGCCTGAAGACGTCTGTCAATGATCAACAGAATTGA
- a CDS encoding serine hydrolase domain-containing protein, whose protein sequence is MLTMASPAVASGNKSGRFDHPYDGYAPKSTLLRDSTPAKAGLDPAPIDAALAQVAGWTQPSGTTKPLYAGAVTLLGHDGKVVTRTATGMALKYSDGSGTELPADQQIPMRTDTIFDMASVSKLFTSIVVMQQVEKGKIGLDTPIATYVPEFAENGKAAITVRQALTHTTGLPAFLPLWKDQPTPELRLNEALTAKLVNPPGGTYLYSDLNLISLGEVAHRVTGKTLDKLVADGITKPLQMRDTGYNPDEKKKPRIAATEYQTAPPRGMVWGSVHDENAWSLNGVAGHAGVFSTADDLAVLAQTFLNGGSYRGARILKTDSVTAMITNFNQGFPGNDHGLGFELNQRWYMGGLSGPRTAGHTGYTGTSIVIDFDSRSFAILLTNRVHPSRNWGSNNPARRAVVQGLALSLGVGPQHGKDAWFSGTTDASTTTLAAKVAVPAAGAKVSFDLFVDTEDSDLLYLESSADGTTWTKVPFTVRDRGTVIDTDGSISGSGDRHWHQVTADLGAGDQTLRWRYTSDPLYQGRGVYVDGVKISSGHTVLFDGERTPESFVATGWRLSRR, encoded by the coding sequence ATGCTCACCATGGCCAGCCCTGCAGTTGCTTCAGGCAACAAGTCCGGACGTTTCGACCACCCGTACGACGGGTACGCGCCGAAGTCGACGCTGCTGCGCGACTCGACTCCCGCCAAGGCCGGTCTCGATCCCGCGCCGATCGACGCCGCGCTCGCCCAGGTGGCCGGCTGGACCCAACCGTCCGGCACGACCAAGCCCCTGTACGCCGGTGCCGTCACGCTGCTCGGCCACGACGGCAAGGTCGTCACCCGCACCGCCACCGGGATGGCACTCAAGTACTCCGACGGCAGTGGTACCGAGCTGCCCGCCGACCAGCAGATCCCGATGCGCACCGACACCATCTTCGACATGGCGTCGGTCTCCAAGCTGTTCACCTCGATCGTCGTGATGCAGCAGGTCGAGAAGGGCAAGATCGGCCTGGACACCCCGATCGCGACGTACGTGCCGGAGTTCGCGGAGAACGGCAAGGCCGCGATCACCGTCCGGCAGGCGCTCACCCACACGACCGGGCTGCCCGCGTTCCTGCCGTTGTGGAAGGACCAGCCGACGCCGGAGCTGCGGCTGAACGAGGCGCTCACCGCCAAGCTGGTCAACCCGCCCGGCGGCACCTACCTCTACAGCGATCTGAACCTGATCTCGCTCGGCGAGGTCGCACACCGGGTGACCGGCAAGACTCTCGACAAGCTCGTCGCGGACGGCATCACCAAGCCGCTGCAGATGCGCGATACGGGCTACAACCCGGACGAGAAGAAGAAGCCGCGGATCGCCGCCACGGAGTACCAGACGGCCCCGCCGCGCGGGATGGTCTGGGGTTCGGTGCACGACGAGAACGCCTGGTCGCTCAACGGCGTCGCCGGGCATGCCGGTGTCTTCTCCACCGCGGACGATCTGGCCGTGCTGGCGCAGACCTTCCTCAACGGCGGTAGCTATCGCGGCGCGCGGATCCTGAAGACGGACTCGGTCACCGCGATGATCACCAACTTCAACCAGGGCTTCCCGGGCAACGACCACGGGCTCGGCTTCGAGTTGAACCAGCGCTGGTACATGGGCGGGCTGTCGGGGCCGCGGACGGCGGGGCACACCGGCTACACCGGGACGTCGATCGTGATCGACTTCGATTCGCGGTCGTTCGCGATCCTGTTGACCAACCGGGTGCACCCGAGTCGCAACTGGGGGAGTAACAACCCAGCCCGCAGGGCCGTAGTACAGGGGCTGGCGTTGTCGCTGGGGGTCGGGCCGCAGCATGGCAAGGACGCCTGGTTCTCCGGGACGACAGACGCCAGTACGACGACGCTCGCGGCCAAGGTCGCCGTACCGGCCGCCGGGGCGAAGGTGTCGTTCGACCTGTTCGTGGACACCGAGGACTCGGATCTGCTGTATCTGGAGAGCTCTGCCGACGGTACGACCTGGACCAAGGTGCCTTTCACCGTGCGTGATCGGGGGACCGTCATCGACACCGACGGCTCGATCAGCGGCTCGGGAGACCGGCACTGGCACCAGGTGACCGCCGACCTCGGCGCGGGCGACCAGACGCTGCGCTGGCGCTATACCTCCGATCCGCTGTACCAGGGCCGGGGCGTCTATGTGGACGGCGTGAAGATCTCCTCGGGGCACACGGTGCTTTTCGACGGTGAACGAACGCCTGAATCATTTGTCGCAACTGGTTGGAGACTTTCGCGTCGGTGA
- a CDS encoding exo-beta-N-acetylmuramidase NamZ family protein — MKRRSLLAGAGALAAAPLIDIQGAAAAEPAKKKGVTTGAQALAKDNWKALAGQKVGVISNPTGILDDLNHIVDTMHASGKVNVVAVFGPEHGFRGSAQAGGSEGDHVDPRTGIMVYDAYGAAAAKLATLYTKAGVETVVFDIQDVGARFYTYIWTMYEAMLAAVQTGAKFVVLDRPNPTGGSARGPMLKPGFTSGVGKREIIQQHGMTVGELARLFNAEYLPLDTNGARLKELQVIEVKGWKRDQLYADTGLTWVMPSPNMPTPDTALLYPGACLFEATNMSEGRGTTRPFELIGAPYIDYKWAQALQAKNIPGIDFREAYFTPFISKNANVLCGGVQIQITDPDRVEAIVAATHMIVEAKKLYPGFAWRTGDNPPGRWIDLLTGSDRYRTMVDGGATAEAVIAAWQSETDAWTARRAKYLLYKGDHR, encoded by the coding sequence ATGAAGCGCCGCAGCCTGCTCGCCGGTGCGGGAGCACTCGCCGCCGCCCCGCTGATCGACATCCAGGGAGCCGCCGCAGCGGAACCTGCCAAGAAGAAGGGCGTCACGACCGGAGCCCAAGCGCTGGCAAAGGACAACTGGAAGGCCTTGGCCGGGCAGAAGGTCGGGGTGATCAGCAACCCGACCGGCATCCTCGACGACCTCAACCACATCGTCGACACCATGCACGCGTCCGGCAAGGTCAACGTGGTCGCCGTCTTCGGCCCCGAGCACGGCTTCCGCGGCAGCGCGCAGGCCGGCGGTTCCGAGGGTGATCACGTCGATCCGCGGACCGGGATCATGGTCTACGACGCGTACGGCGCGGCCGCGGCCAAACTCGCCACGCTCTACACCAAGGCCGGCGTCGAGACCGTCGTCTTCGACATCCAGGACGTCGGGGCCCGGTTCTACACCTACATCTGGACGATGTACGAGGCGATGCTCGCGGCCGTCCAGACCGGCGCGAAGTTCGTCGTACTGGACCGGCCGAACCCGACCGGCGGCTCGGCGCGTGGCCCGATGCTGAAGCCTGGCTTCACGTCGGGCGTCGGCAAGCGGGAGATCATCCAGCAGCACGGGATGACGGTCGGCGAGCTGGCCCGGCTCTTCAACGCCGAGTACCTGCCGCTGGACACGAACGGCGCGCGGCTCAAGGAGCTGCAGGTGATCGAGGTGAAGGGCTGGAAGCGCGACCAGCTGTACGCCGACACCGGGCTGACCTGGGTGATGCCGAGCCCGAACATGCCGACCCCGGACACCGCGTTGCTCTACCCGGGCGCGTGCCTGTTCGAGGCGACCAACATGTCCGAGGGGCGCGGTACCACCCGGCCGTTCGAGCTGATCGGTGCGCCGTACATCGACTACAAGTGGGCGCAGGCGCTGCAGGCCAAGAACATCCCCGGTATCGACTTCCGCGAGGCCTACTTCACGCCGTTCATCTCCAAGAACGCCAACGTGCTCTGCGGCGGCGTGCAGATCCAGATCACCGATCCGGACCGGGTCGAGGCGATCGTGGCGGCGACGCACATGATCGTCGAGGCCAAGAAGCTGTACCCGGGCTTCGCCTGGCGTACTGGTGACAACCCGCCCGGCCGCTGGATCGATCTGCTCACCGGCTCGGACCGCTACCGCACGATGGTCGACGGCGGAGCCACCGCCGAGGCGGTCATCGCCGCCTGGCAGAGCGAGACCGACGCCTGGACCGCCCGCCGCGCGAAGTACCTGCTCTACAAGGGGGATCACCGGTGA